DNA sequence from the Halalkalibaculum roseum genome:
TGTCCGGTGATACCTCCGCCACGAACGGTTACCTTGATGTCGAACTGTCCGTTTAGTTCGGTTACATCCAGTGGCAGGGTTGCAATATTGCGATGAGCTTGTGTAGAGAAGTAATTGTCCAGCTCTTTGTCATTTACCAGAAAGTTTCCACTTCCTGATTTAATATAAAGTCGTGCAGTTGAGGTCTTTCTGCGACCTATAAAATTTTTCTGTTCCATGTATTACTTAGAGCTCAATTTTTTCTGGTTGTTGCGCTTCTTGATTGTGAACCGGGCCGGCATAGATCCGAACATTGGTCATCAGCTTGCTGCTCAACTTATTCTTCGGCAGCATTCCTTTGATCGCATTCTTGATAAGGAAAGTAGGATCTTTTTCCATCATCTCTTCCGCGGTAGTGAAACTTTCACTGCCGGGAAATCCGGTGTGACGGAAGTATTTCTTATCCTGCATTTTCTTGCCGCTAAGCCTAACTTTTTCGGCATTGATTACGACCACATTGTCACCCATATCCATGTGCGGGGTGAATGTAGGCTTATTTTTGCCACGAAGTATGGTGGCAACCTTACTTGCCAGGCGACCTAATGGTTGATCTTCGGCATCTACAAGAACCCAATTTTTTTCAATATCACTCTGCTTTGCCGAGTAGGTCTTATAACTGTTTGTATCCACGGTTAAAAATATTTAGAAAATTGCTTTTTCATGAAGTCCCGCAAAATAGGCTTCTTTTCGACAATTTGCAATGCCCTTTTACAGAAAAAATATGGAATCGGTAACTGGCCCGGAACCTATCGGGGATACAAAAAATTGTGCGATAACTTTTAGACAAATACCTCCGGAAAATAAGACATTCACTAAAAATAATCTTAACTTCAGACAGAAGAAAAATCGCCATTATTAATTCATAGCAATATCACCAATGAATACTCAAGTAAATCTGGACCAGATAAAAACTGAGTTCGAAACAGGTCAGGGCAAAGCCCACTTTTACAGCCTTAAAAAACTGGAAGAACAGGGATACAGCAATATCAACAAACTGCCGTTTTCTATTCGCATATTACTGGAATCGGTACTTCGCGAACACGACGGTTATGCCATTACGGATAAGGATATCAAGCTGCTGGCAGATTATAATGCCAAGGACCCCCAGGGAGAAATTCCTTATAAGCCATCTCGTGTGGTGTTGCAGGATTTTACCGGTGTTCCCGCCGTTGTGGATTTGGCGGCGCTTCGTTCGGCTATGGACCGCATGGGTGGTAACCCGCAATCCATCAACCCACAGGTTCCGGTTGACCTGGTTATTGACCACTCGGTACAGGTGGATATGTTCGGGCAGGAATATGCCTTTATGTACAATGTGGAAAAAGAATTTGAACGCAATCGCGAACGCTATGAATTCCTGAAGTGGGGTCAGAAAGCTTTTGACAATTTCCGGGTTGTACCTCCGGGTCGCGGAATTGTACACCAGGTAAACCTTGAGTACCTGGCACAGGGTGTCTTCACCCGAACCGAAGATGACGGTACTACCGTTGCCTATCCCGACACGCTGGTGGGTACCGACTCTCATACTACAATGATTAACGGATTAGGCATCCTGGGATGGGGCGTCGGCGGTATTGAAGCCGAAGCTGCCATGCTCGGCCAGCCGATCTACATGCTGGTTCCGGAAGTAGTAGGTGTTAAACTCTCAGGCAAACTTCGCGAGGGGGTCACGGCGACTGACCTTACACTGACAGTAACCGAGATGCTCAGACGCCACGGCGTTGTAGGTAAATTCGTTGAGTTTTACGGTGACGGCCTCAGCAACATGAGCCTTCCCGACCGTGCTACGATCGCCAATATGTCACCGGAATACGGTGCGACAATGGGCTTCTTCCCTGTGGATGACGAATCCATTCGTTATATGAGACGAACCGGCCGCGATGAAAAGCAGGTGCAGCTGGTAGAGAACTATCTCAAAGCGCAGGGCTTATTCCGAACCGACGGTATGGTTGAACCCGAATATACCGATCATCTGTCACTGGATCTCGGTGAAGTGGAAACTTCACTGGCCGGACCGAAATTGCCCCACGATCGGATTACCCTGCCGAATATGAAGTCTACCTTTGAAAATTGCCTGACCAGTGACAATCCGACTATGGGCTTTAATCTTGCCCAGGAGCAACTGGCCAACAAGGGTACTTTTAAAAATGGACAGGAAATAGAGATGAAGCACGGTGATGTGGTGATTGCCGCTATCACCAGCTGTACGAACACCTCCAACCCGAGTGTGATGCTGGGTGCAGGTATTGTTGCCAAGAAGGCATACGAAAAAGGACTGAACGTACCTCCTTATGTTAAAACCTCACTGGCACCGGGATCACGGGTAGTTACCGATTACCTGGAAGAAGCGGGACTCACCGATTATATGGACAAGCTGGGCTTTAACCTCGTTGGTTATGGCTGCACAACTTGTATCGGTAATTCCGGTCCACTGCCCGAAGCTGTTGAAAAAGCAGTTAAGGACGGCGAACTGATTGTAGCCGGCGTTCTTTCCGGAAACCGGAATTTCGAAGGACGTATCCATCCATACGTAAAAGCTAACTACCTGGCTTCACCGCCGCTGGTAGTGGCCTATGCACTGGCCGGTACCGTGGATATCGACCTCGCCAACGAACCACTGGGTAAGGATAAGGACGGCAACGACGTATACCTGAAAGACATCTGGCCAACCTCCGATGAAATTGCGGAACATCTCGATAACGCTATTCGTCCCGAACTCTTCAACAAGCAGTACGGCGATGTATTTAAATCCGAGGAGTGGGATAAGATTCCAGTCGGCGGTGGGGAACTGTATGAGTGGAAAGAAGACTCCACCTACATTCAGGAACCGCCCTTCTTCATGGATATGGGAGAAGAGCCCGAACCCATTCGACCCATCCAGGGTGCTAGAGCTCTTGTAAAAGTGGGGGATTCCATCACCACTGACCATATATCTCCTGCAGGAAATATCAAACCTGATAGTCCCGCCGGTAAATACCTCATTGAAAACGGGGTGGAGCCTAAGGATTTCAACTCCTATGGATCACGAAGGGGTAACGACCGGGTGATGACCCGAGGTACCTTTGCCAATGTTCGATTCAAGAATCAGCTGGCACCGGGTAAGGAGGGAGGATATACCAAGTACTTCCCAACCGATGAAATCACCACAATCTATGATGCGGCCACCCGCTACCAGAAAGAAGGCACACCGCTGATCGGCCTGGCCGGAGATCAGTACGGTACCGGTTCTTCCCGTGACTGGGCAGCAAAGGGTACCATTCTATTGGGAGTAAAGGCAGTAATCGCCACTTCCTATGAGCGTATTCACCGTTCCAACCTGGTTGGTATGGGCGTTCTTCCTCTGCAGTTTAAAGAGGGTGAATCAGCCGATAGCCTGGGTCTGGATGGCTCTGAGGTATTCAACATCTTAATTAGTGATGACCTTAAACCGCAACAGGATGTAAAAGTGGAAGCCAAGAAGGAAAACGGCGAGGTTATTGAATTTACCACGGTAAATCGTATTGATACGCCTGTAGAAATCGATTACTTCAGAAACGGAGGCATTCTCCATTACGTGCTTCGTGACTATCACCGCGCGGAAAAAGAGTAACAAAAGCCTCTTTTGCAGTCTTATTATAAAGATGCCCTAATACTTGTTAGGGCATCTTAACGTAAATCCCGTGTGCTTAGATTTTTTGTTAGGCCTTTTTTTTATAGATTGAGCTTAATATTAATATCACTACAGCCTGAATGGCATACGGGGTTAGCGTTCAGGTATTGAAAAGCTAGAATATCATGTATGGAGACTGCAAAAAAATCTTCAACTCTTAGAGTCGTTGAGCTCAAGGACCAGTCGAGCGAAAGCCTCCACCTGTTGTTAGAGTCCATCGAAGGACTCAATAAGAGTATGGAGCTTCAATCTCTTCTCAGTGAGAGTATGGAATCAGCACGTCTCGTCATGAATTCCGAAGCCAGTTCCCTGATGCTGCTGGACGAAGAGACCGGTGAACTCTTTATCAGCCTGCCAACCGGTCCGGTGAAAGATGAAATAAAAGGCAAGCGCATTCCCAAGAATAAGGGAGTCGGTGGATGGGTAATAGAAAATAAACGCCCATACCTGTCCAATGATCTGGAAAACAGCGAAATCTTTTTTGGGGAGGTCGCTGAGGAGTTCCAAACTCGCAATATTATATGTGTTCCGCTGATTGATAGTAAAAACAATGCCATGGGTGTATTACAGGCCATCAATAAAAGAGGCCTTCAGGACTTTACACCCCACGATATTCCTGTGTTTCAGGCATTGGCATCTCATGTTTCAATGGCTATCGAACGTACGCGTATGGAAGAGCGGATGAAAAGCCGGATCAAGCAGAAGGAAGTACTGCTGACCGAAATCCACCACAGGGTGAAGAATAATCTTGCAACTATTTCTGGGCTTATAGAGATGGAGCTCGACACAGTGGGTGACAAACATGCTCGTCATGTGCTGAAAAATACCTATTCACGTATGCAATCCATGGGAGAGGTACATGATATGCTCTGCAAGAAAGGATTGTTTGATGAAGTCGAGCTGGGGATGTACCTAAGCAACCTTACTGAGAAAATTTCAAAAACGTTGTCGAATCCCAACACCGAGGTTAATATCACGGTGGAGGCAGATACCA
Encoded proteins:
- the acnA gene encoding aconitate hydratase AcnA → MNTQVNLDQIKTEFETGQGKAHFYSLKKLEEQGYSNINKLPFSIRILLESVLREHDGYAITDKDIKLLADYNAKDPQGEIPYKPSRVVLQDFTGVPAVVDLAALRSAMDRMGGNPQSINPQVPVDLVIDHSVQVDMFGQEYAFMYNVEKEFERNRERYEFLKWGQKAFDNFRVVPPGRGIVHQVNLEYLAQGVFTRTEDDGTTVAYPDTLVGTDSHTTMINGLGILGWGVGGIEAEAAMLGQPIYMLVPEVVGVKLSGKLREGVTATDLTLTVTEMLRRHGVVGKFVEFYGDGLSNMSLPDRATIANMSPEYGATMGFFPVDDESIRYMRRTGRDEKQVQLVENYLKAQGLFRTDGMVEPEYTDHLSLDLGEVETSLAGPKLPHDRITLPNMKSTFENCLTSDNPTMGFNLAQEQLANKGTFKNGQEIEMKHGDVVIAAITSCTNTSNPSVMLGAGIVAKKAYEKGLNVPPYVKTSLAPGSRVVTDYLEEAGLTDYMDKLGFNLVGYGCTTCIGNSGPLPEAVEKAVKDGELIVAGVLSGNRNFEGRIHPYVKANYLASPPLVVAYALAGTVDIDLANEPLGKDKDGNDVYLKDIWPTSDEIAEHLDNAIRPELFNKQYGDVFKSEEWDKIPVGGGELYEWKEDSTYIQEPPFFMDMGEEPEPIRPIQGARALVKVGDSITTDHISPAGNIKPDSPAGKYLIENGVEPKDFNSYGSRRGNDRVMTRGTFANVRFKNQLAPGKEGGYTKYFPTDEITTIYDAATRYQKEGTPLIGLAGDQYGTGSSRDWAAKGTILLGVKAVIATSYERIHRSNLVGMGVLPLQFKEGESADSLGLDGSEVFNILISDDLKPQQDVKVEAKKENGEVIEFTTVNRIDTPVEIDYFRNGGILHYVLRDYHRAEKE
- the rplM gene encoding 50S ribosomal protein L13 produces the protein MDTNSYKTYSAKQSDIEKNWVLVDAEDQPLGRLASKVATILRGKNKPTFTPHMDMGDNVVVINAEKVRLSGKKMQDKKYFRHTGFPGSESFTTAEEMMEKDPTFLIKNAIKGMLPKNKLSSKLMTNVRIYAGPVHNQEAQQPEKIEL
- the rpsI gene encoding 30S ribosomal protein S9, which gives rise to MEQKNFIGRRKTSTARLYIKSGSGNFLVNDKELDNYFSTQAHRNIATLPLDVTELNGQFDIKVTVRGGGITGQSGAIQHALARALDDHDEELHGVLKSHDLLTRDDRMVERKKYGQPKARKKFQFSKR
- a CDS encoding sensor histidine kinase; this translates as METAKKSSTLRVVELKDQSSESLHLLLESIEGLNKSMELQSLLSESMESARLVMNSEASSLMLLDEETGELFISLPTGPVKDEIKGKRIPKNKGVGGWVIENKRPYLSNDLENSEIFFGEVAEEFQTRNIICVPLIDSKNNAMGVLQAINKRGLQDFTPHDIPVFQALASHVSMAIERTRMEERMKSRIKQKEVLLTEIHHRVKNNLATISGLIEMELDTVGDKHARHVLKNTYSRMQSMGEVHDMLCKKGLFDEVELGMYLSNLTEKISKTLSNPNTEVNITVEADTIHMAADRAMICGLVLNELLVNIYKHAFEDLKEGNITINLLALKDNKIQLDVRDNGIGIPEEFSLEDASSIGTWVINVLLRKLNSTVEINSAEGTSFSITFDK